GCGAGCCGGTTGCGCTTCCTGCAGGCAAAGAGCTGACGCTGGACGAGCTCGCTTCCTTCGACGGCAACGAGGGGCGTCCCGCCTACTTCGCCTACGAAGGTAAGCTTTACGACGCGAGCGCCAGCCGCCTCTGGAAACAGGGGGTGCACATGGGGCGGCACCATGCCGGTGAGGACCTGAGCGAGGCACTCAAGCTGGCACCGCACGGATCCGAGAAGGTTCTGCTCATGCCCGAGGTGGGGAGCCTGGCCGACGTGACCCAGCGCAAGGCCCCGTTGCACGAGCGGGTGTTCTTCTTCATGGCGTACATGAACTTGACCATAGTATTTTTGATCGTGCTGATCCTGTCGCTCTGGCGCTGGGCCTGACCATACGCCCCGGGGCTCCCGGACAAGGACTGACCGTGAAGTATTTCCGCACCATTTTTCATGCCGATGCCAAGCAGGATCCCGACTCCCTTCTGCGCTTGTTCGTCTCAGTCGCCCTGGTCTCCATCATCGTGATCACCTCGCTCGCCGGCTACGCCTTTTACCAGGTGCTGCAAAAGAACCTGGTTGACAGCGCGGAAGACGACGCGGTTAAGGTCAGCACCGCCCTTTCCGATGACGAAAGGGCACGCTTCACCATGGTCAAGAGCGACGGCAGCGTCGTTGTCGAAGTGTCTCCGCAAAACTTCTTCATCCTCGACCGGGATCTCCGGACGTTCCTCGCCCCCTTTGACATCGTTAAGATCAAGATTTACTCGTCCGATTACCGCATCGTGTACAGCACCGAGGCCAAGCTCATCGGCGAGGTGGACCGAGGCAACAAGCGGCTTGCCCGCGCCCTGGCCGGCGCATTCGATTCCAAACTCGAGCGCAAGGAAGAGGTGAAGGACCTTGCCGACGAACTGAAGTTCAACGTGGACGTAGTGGAGACCTACATCCCCATCCGGGCCCGCGGCAAGGTCATCGGGAGCTTCGAGGTCTATATCGACGTCACCAAGTACCACCAGCAGACGACGAAAGCGGCACTCCTGTCCTTGGGGGCGTTGTGCGGCATCCTGATGGGGGTCTTCGCCATCTCCTTCGTGCTGATCAGGCGCGGCACCAACGAGCTGAAGGAGGCCCAGGAGATTCTCAGGAAGCAGACGCTGATCGACGGGCTTACCGGGACCTTCAACAAGATGCAGATTGAGCTGATCGGACGCAGGGAGTTCGCCCGCGCCCAGCGTCGCAGGGAGAAGGGATTTGCGGACGCGGAGGTCGGTTTCATCATGATCGACATCGACCGGTTCAAGCAGGTCAACGACCGCTATGGCCATCTCGCCGGCGATCACCTGCTGCAGCAGTTCGCCGAAAGGGTGACCGCCTCGTTACGCAGCTACGACTCCGTCGGGCGCTTTGGAGGAGAGGAGTTCCTGGTGGTACTGCCCGGTTCCGGCCGCGAGCAGGCGCTCGACGTGGCGCACAAGATCTGGTCGCTGATCCGCGAGGAGCCCTTCCTGGTCGACGGCCACACCCTGCAGCTTACCGCCAGCGCCGGCGTGGCCAACGTGCAGCACAGCGACGACGACCTGCTCCAGGTGTTGAAGCGCGCCGACCTGAACCTCTACCAGGCCAAGAGCGGCGGGCGCGATCGGGTGATCTAGCCTCGCCCTTGCCGCTTGCTCCGGCCTATGCATCTCCTCGTCCCCATCTCTCCGCCCCTGTTGCCCCCAGTCTCTTCCACGACGTTATTCTTCAAGTTTTTCCTCCCGGCACCGAAACGGTACATACCCGTTTCGCTATCCCCACGCTCGAAGTTCCCGGGGAAAGTGCGCAAGGAGGAATGATGAAGAACGCGGTCCGTTTCTTTGCTTTTGCCTTTCTTTTGCTGTTTTCGCCCTGGTCCGCATCCGCCCAGGGAGCGTTCGTGATCGGAATCGCTCCCCATAC
This window of the Geomonas agri genome carries:
- a CDS encoding GGDEF domain-containing protein, with the translated sequence MKYFRTIFHADAKQDPDSLLRLFVSVALVSIIVITSLAGYAFYQVLQKNLVDSAEDDAVKVSTALSDDERARFTMVKSDGSVVVEVSPQNFFILDRDLRTFLAPFDIVKIKIYSSDYRIVYSTEAKLIGEVDRGNKRLARALAGAFDSKLERKEEVKDLADELKFNVDVVETYIPIRARGKVIGSFEVYIDVTKYHQQTTKAALLSLGALCGILMGVFAISFVLIRRGTNELKEAQEILRKQTLIDGLTGTFNKMQIELIGRREFARAQRRREKGFADAEVGFIMIDIDRFKQVNDRYGHLAGDHLLQQFAERVTASLRSYDSVGRFGGEEFLVVLPGSGREQALDVAHKIWSLIREEPFLVDGHTLQLTASAGVANVQHSDDDLLQVLKRADLNLYQAKSGGRDRVI